The following coding sequences are from one Pelmatolapia mariae isolate MD_Pm_ZW linkage group LG4, Pm_UMD_F_2, whole genome shotgun sequence window:
- the LOC134626816 gene encoding 4-galactosyl-N-acetylglucosaminide 3-alpha-L-fucosyltransferase 9-like — protein MASGSSNGVLRPLLLSILVLGVFVTVFLMYFKPDEGWLSVPVESVSEHVKNLISTKSEQNPTIVLIWLWPWRQEFNLSVCSSLYEIDNCFLTADRNLYNKSHGVIIHHRNIKRDLSNLPQLPRPFFQKWIWFNLESPTNSPKLPGIEKLFNLTLSHRLDANIALPYGAMLPAQGEENFVPPNKNKLVCWIVSHWSPWFVRVKYFKELQKHVKVHAYGRAFGKYISDNDLMPTITSCKFYLSFENSVHKDYITEKLFNPLSVGTVPVVLGPTRQNYEKIIQGDAFIHVDDFSSPKDLADYLLLLDKNEEMYLKYFEWRRHFKVKQFQFPAEYTCMTCDYLRKHKEYKAFNDLDKWFWGS, from the coding sequence ATGGCATCTGGATCTTCTAACGGAGTCCTGCGACCCCTTCTCCTCAGTATACTTGTACTGGGAGTCTTTGTGACTGTGTTTCTGATGTATTTTAAACCTGATGAAGGCTGGTTATCAGTTCCTGTAGAGTCAGTGTCAGAACACGTGAAGAACCTCATCTCCACCAAGAGTGAACAAAATCCCACCATTGTGCTGATCTGGCTCTGGCCCTGGCGCCAAGAGTTCAACTTGAGCGTCTGCAGCTCTCTCTATGAAATTGATAACTGTTTCCTCACAGCAGACAGGAACCTCTACAATAAGTCACATGGAGTCATCATCCATCACCGAAACATCAAGCGTGACCTGTCCAATCTGCCGCAGCTGCCGCGACCATTTTTCCAGAAGTGGATATGGTTCAACCTTGAGTCACCGACAAATTCACCAAAGCTGCCTGGAATAGAGAAGCTGTTCAATCTGACTCTCAGCCATCGCCTGGATGCAAACATTGCTCTGCCTTATGGTGCCATGCTGCCAGCACAGGGGGAGGAGAATTTTGTACCACCCAATAAAAACAAGCTGGTCTGCTGGATAGTGAGCCACTGGAGCCCGTGGTTCGTGCGAGTGAAATATTTCAAAGAGCTGCAGAAACATGTTAAGGTCCATGCATATGGACGAGCGTTTGGGAAGTACATTTCTGACAATGACCTCATGCCAACCATCACCAGCTGCAAGTTCTATCTGTCCTTTGAGAACTCCGTCCACAAGGATTACATTACTGAGAAACTATTCAACCCACTCTCAGTAGGAACAGTGCCAGTGGTTCTGGGCCCGACCAGGCAGAACTATGAGAAGATTATCCAGGGAGACGCCTTCATTCATGTCGATGACTTCAGCTCACCCAAGGACCTGGCTGATTACCTGCTGCTTCTGGACAAGAATGAGGAAATGTACCTCAAGTACTTTGAGTGGAGGCGACACTTTAAAGTAAAGCAGTTCCAGTTTCCAGCAGAATATACATGCATGACTTGTGATTATTTGCGTAAGCACAAAGAATACAAGGCATTCAATGACCTCGATAAGTGGTTCTGGGGCAGCTAG